The stretch of DNA aataaaatatacacaataagaatatactaggccgggcgcggtggctcaagtctgtaatcccagcactttgggaggccgagatgggcggatcacaaggtcaggagatcaagaccgtcctggctaacccggtgaaaccccgtctctactaaaaaaatacaaaaaactagctgggcgaggtggcgggcgcctgtagtcccagctacttgggaggctgaggcaggagaatggcatgaacccaaagggcggagcttgcagcgagctgaaatccagccactgcactccagtttgggcgacagagcgagactccgtctcaaaaaaaaaaaaaaaaaaaaagaatatactagaaatagattatagatattACATATACTATTAATCACAGTTTGTAgcattactctttattccaatattataataatctttgTTCTACAActataacctaggaaaaaccaggTCATACAGAGACAGGAGCTGGAGGGACAcagtgagaagtgaccagaagcCAGGAGCATGAGCCCTGTCACGCCCGGACAGGGCCACTAGAGGGCTCCCTGGTCTAGCAGTAATGCCAGCGCCTGGGAAGACGCCCGCTACTTAGCCAACCTTGGTCTAGCGCTAGTGCCAGTGCCTAGAAAAGGCACCCGTTACTCAGCAGACCAGGaagggagtctccctttccccagggGACTTAGAGAAGACTCTGCTCCACCAGCTCTTGTGGAGGGGCTGACATCAGTCAGGCCCGCCCGCAGCCATCCGGAGGCCTGAGcgtctccctgtgatgctgtgcttctGCGGTCACGCTCCTGGTCTGCCTTCACGTTCCGCCCTGTACATCTGGCTCTGCCTTCTAGATAGCAGTAGCAGAATTAGTGAAAGTACTAAACTCTTTGAAATGCATAGAATAATGGCATAAGctgccctctctctctgcctcggCTGCCAAACAGGGAAGGGCCTCCTGTCTGGTGGACACGTGACTCGCGTGACCTTACCTATCATTGGAGATGGCTCACCCTCCACACCCTGCCCCCTTGTCTTGTATCCAATACATAACAGCGCAGCCAGGCATTTGGGGCCACTACCGGTCTCCGCGTCTAGGTGGTCGTGGTTCCCCCaggcccagctgtcttttcttctatctctttgtcttgtctttatttctttttcttttttttttttttttttttttttgagagggagtctcgctctgtcgcccaggctggagtgcagtggccggatctcagctcactgcaagctccacctcccgggttcacgccattctcctgcctcagcctcccgagtagctgggactacaggcgcccgccacctcgcccggctagttttttgtatttttagtagagacggggtttcaccgtgttagccaggatggtctcgatctcctgacctcgtgatccgcccgtctcagcctcccaaagtgctgggatgacaggcttgagccaccgcgcccggccttgagtcTTTATTTCTACGATCTCTCATCTCCACACACCAGGAGAAAAATCCACACGCCCAgtagggctggaccctacagTTACAGTGAGTCAtcatggcaccattgcactccacactgggcaacagagcaagattctatctccattaaaaaaaaaaaaaagttgagatttcacatacagaaaacatttgagacaggatctggctcccttgcccaggctggagtgtggtggctccatcatggctcactgtagcctccacctgctgggctcaggcaatcctcccacctcagcctcctgagtagctgggaccaaaggtgtgcatcaccacacgaggtagtgttttgtattttttgtgagatggggtctcactatgttgcccaggctgggctcaagagatccacccctcagcctcccaaagtgctgggattataggcggaaGCCGCCGCACCCGGCAGTAAGGCGTGTTAAGTAAACACTCTGTTCGTTAGCATTCCACCTCCCATGAGCCTCGGGAAACACCAGGCTTCGGAAGTGATGCAGGCAGTCACGGAAGCGTTGGGGATCAGGGCACGGTTGGCATCCAGTACGGGATGGGGACAGAGTCCTGCAGAGGGCTTAACACCACGGCCCCAGCGACGCGATTCCCACTGGGACCCACCTGCCCTGCAGCTGCCACACCACCCCAGGCCAGCAGGTGTGACCCCTGGTCACGGGCCACCCCAGCCCTGAGCAGAGACGGACACATGTCCCGGCCCACAGAGACACAAGCAGcatgaaattcagaaataaagatataatgaaAGACTTTTTGTTTTCCACAATAGGTTAAATACATACAATTGGTAAATTATAGAGCAATTCTGAATAAACtgatgaaaaaacaaagaaagatgagCGCGCGCAGGCTGGGCTGCGCTTGTCTCCCGCCCGCCTCTGGACAGGGTGGGTTTCTTGCCGGCGGCCGTGACCCACCTCCACGCGATGCACCTGCGGCACATCCCACCCGGGCGAAGTCACGGAACAGACGGAGAAGAGGGGAGACGGCCGGACCCGGGGAGCCACGGGGCCCGAACAGCCCCTGCCGGCTCAGGCGTCGTTCCCGGGCCGGGGTCCCCCTCTGCCATCTTCCGTGGAAAGCGAACACCCGGGCCGGAGCCGTTACCTACTGTGAAGGCGGGCGCGGGGGGCGCGGGGGCGCGCGGGGGCGGGGCGCGCGCAGGGGCGCGCGCAGGGATGTGAGGGAGGCCCCCGAGTGCACGGGGCCAGCCTGCCGGCCGTGGGGGCCTCCCGCAGGGACTCCGGTCCTTCGCCTTCCACCAGCACCGGAGGACGGGCTTCTGGGCCACCGGACTTAAGGAATTCAGGGGAGAGGCTCTGCAGGCCCCCGAGGCCCCCGCGCCTGCAGCCCCCAGCGGCGCCCAggaggccccgccccgccccgcggcCCCGCCGCCAAGGGCGACACCTTGTGGTCGGAGCGGGCAGGCTCCCGGCTCCCCGGACAGCCGAAGGCCCCGCGCGCTCTCTAGAAGGAATGCGTTTCACCCGACTGTAAACACGTTTGTAAATGCTGAGACCAAAGCCCGTCTCCCTGGATCCTGAGCTACGCCTGCCGCTGGCCCCGCTAAGCCTCGTCACCCCACGGCCAGGCCAGACCTGCACGGCGGACGCCAGCTCCACCCCGGCCCGCGGCTCCCACCCGCCGGCGCCGGGAGCTCTAAGAACGCACGCGCAGCCCGCGGTCAGCAGCGAGTCTGTATTTCTAAGTGACCACATCTAACAGAATGAAAAACGGGTTTACTAAAACAGGTCCAAAGACAACACGGAAGATAAGCTACGAATCCAGCACACCAGCGGCCCATCCACGCCAGCCCCAGCGGCGGAGGCCGGGGCAGGGCTGTCTCCAGCCTCCTCCAAAGCCCAGTCACACATTTtggctgctgcttcccctttCAGGCTTTTAAACGCTAAACCCAGGAGCCCGGTGGGTCCGCCTGTGCTGGGCCCGCCTGTGCTGAGTCCGCCTGTGCTGGGCCCGCCTGTGCTGGGCCGTGTGTCCCGCCTGCCCAGGTCACTCTGGTGCGCGGTGCCCGCAGTGGCGCCTTGGGTCTCGGCGCCTGGGCCTCACTCCTGCGCGATGCTCCTCAGCACGTACTTGACCGTGTAAGCAAAGGCCGCAAACCCAACGATAACAAACAAGTTCGCCAGGGCGCCGCCCAGGAGTCCGTGGTGCCGGTTGGCCTGCTGGAGCCCTGCGAGGTTGGGGACGGCCCCCGGCGCATGCCCGTTGAGAAGCGGAATCCCATTCTGGACCAGGTGCGTCTCCCCGTCTGGAACCACGTCTGGCAAGGGAAGAGTCTGGGGTTTGCTACTGAGCTCGTCTtgtgctttctgtttttgtttaatttcctaaGAGAGAAACACGAGAAACGCAGCTGGTCTCCAACCAGCGCCTCAGGACCTGCACTCCGGTTCTCAGGAGCTCACGGTCCACCACCAAGAACCAAGCCCTAGGCCACGGTGTCATATCCCGAccccatctcacagatgaggGCCCGAGCGTGGCTGGCCTCACTGGCCCTGTGCCTCACTGGCCCCTGTGCCTCTTGGCCCCTGCACTCAGGCAGACCAGAGCAAGGCTGAGCCACAGAGGCCAAGACCAGGGAGCACTCCAGTCCCACATGGCAGCTGCTGTGCCTCCCAGCCATCCCCAGACCACCCAGGTGGCCACTCAGGCCCAGGAGCTCCATACCCCTGTGGAAAAGGCCCAGCTCCCAGCCCACCAGCACAGCTGTCCGCAGGCCACCCCCCAGGGCCCAGCCTTCTGCCTCCCCTGCCTCGGGGCTCCTGGGGGAGAGGAGCCATACCCTGAGGAGGTCTGCAGCTTCAGGACCCAGATGTTACTCTTTGGAAAGAGGTGAAACTGAAGTGTTTTAACACGGGGGAAGGCGAAACCCATTTCCGACTTTCTCTTTCTTACCTCCACAACTTCAGGAAATAATTCACAAAAGACTTTATCTTTCAAATTAAACGCTAAACTCTGCGCTGCCAGTTGCCTTTtctaggaaggaagagaagggaatcaGCCAGAAAACTAATTtcaattctttcaaaattataaaagcagaTTTCAAAGTCAAGGGCTACAGTCTTCATGCTGCAGAAAGCACTTAATAAGCACACTCTTCACAGCAAACTTAAGAGTCTTATAAAGGCTTCTTAATCTTCTCATCAATTAATGATACCACACTTGAttcctattaaaaatagaaaaataggccaggcgcggtggctcaagcctgtaatcccagcactttgggaggccgagacgggcggatcacgaggtcaggagatcgagaccatcctggctaacacagtgaaaccccgtctctactaaaaaatacaaaaaactagccgggcgaggtggcgggcgcctgtagtcccagctactcgggaggctgaggcaggagaatggcctaaacccaggaggcagagcttgcagtgagctgagatctggccactgcactccagcctgggcggcagagcgagactccgtctcaaaaaaaaaaaagaaaaaagaaaaaaagaaaaataaacaccagCTAACAAAAGCACTGTGCTCCCGGCTGAAAAGGCCCCTGCCGTCTGTGCGACTGGCACTGCCTCGGCCCACCCCAAGATCCCGAGGAGGAACCACTGGCGGGTGTGGATGAGGCTGAAGGTGAATAAAAGCAAGACCGAGAGGTGGTGGGGAACACCAGGCCACAGAGCAGAGCAGTCTCCACCACGGTGCCTGGGACAAGGCGGGAACTCCACCCAGCCCGGCCTGCTGAGAAGGCAGCTGCAGCTCAGGAACAGAACGCAGCCCCAGACCCAAGGCGGATGACCCACAAGGCAGAGGCACTCGAATACTCACTGTGAAGTCCGACGTCTCGATACTGCCCAGGGTGGGGCCCTTCTCCACCATGAAGCTCAGGAGCCCGGTCAGGATGGTGGAGACAGACCAGGCTGGGTTCCACGTGTCCGGGTGGAAATCCGTGATGGAAAGACACAGCCTGTGAAACGGGGGCCCTGTCAGTGCACACTCCCCACTGCGGCCAGAAAGCTTCCACGGCACCCTCCAGGCACCTTACCTGGTGTTGCACTTAAATCTTCCATTGGGAGTTATCATATAAATACTAGGAGGTTTGAAAGGAAATTCTCTGGGAAAAATTAGTTTTCCATGATAATAGCCACCTACatggaaacaaaacataaagaGCCTTGTCGTCCTCCACAGCGGGGCTCCTGGAGACCTTGTCCCCATCCCCACATCACCCCGCCCCCCAGCTCAGCCCGAGTCCTCACTGCCCTCTCCGTGCCGAGCCGGCTCCCAGACTCAGTCCCCCACTGACCTTACTCTCCACTGCCACTCCTGTCACGACCCACCCACTGTCATGACCACCCAGACCCAATGCCCCTCCCCACCCTACCCGTACCCACCACATGACTGGACCCAGACCCCCCACTTCCCCGGGAGCTCGAGACCCCCACAGCTACCGTACACCTCTCCCCCTGGAGTgtcccacacacacccacaccaagAGCAGAGGGTCggaagaggcaggcaggcctccctgCAACACCCCCAGCACATCAGGAGCTCCAGGCCCAGCTGAGGCCGCCCCTCCCAGGACTCAGGTCCAGACCCAGCGACTCTCCAGCACTGTTCGCTTCCCCGACCAACTGCACCCAAAAGCCAGCAAAACCCACCTCAAACACACCACTCTCCACCACACCCCCCTCCAAG from Rhinopithecus roxellana isolate Shanxi Qingling chromosome 12, ASM756505v1, whole genome shotgun sequence encodes:
- the UBE2J2 gene encoding ubiquitin-conjugating enzyme E2 J2 isoform X1 → MSSTSNKRAPTTATQRLKQDYLRIKKDPVPYICAEPLPSNILEWHYVVRGPEMTPYEGGYYHGKLIFPREFPFKPPSIYMITPNGRFKCNTRLCLSITDFHPDTWNPAWSVSTILTGLLSFMVEKGPTLGSIETSDFTKRQLAAQSLAFNLKDKVFCELFPEVVEEIKQKQKAQDELSSKPQTLPLPDVVPDGETHLVQNGIPLLNGHAPGAVPNLAGLQQANRHHGLLGGALANLFVIVGFAAFAYTVKYVLRSIAQE
- the UBE2J2 gene encoding ubiquitin-conjugating enzyme E2 J2 isoform X2, coding for MTPYEGGYYHGKLIFPREFPFKPPSIYMITPNGRFKCNTRLCLSITDFHPDTWNPAWSVSTILTGLLSFMVEKGPTLGSIETSDFTKRQLAAQSLAFNLKDKVFCELFPEVVEEIKQKQKAQDELSSKPQTLPLPDVVPDGETHLVQNGIPLLNGHAPGAVPNLAGLQQANRHHGLLGGALANLFVIVGFAAFAYTVKYVLRSIAQE